The Streptomyces lienomycini sequence CCGCCGTCGTCGCGGGAGAGGAAGCCGAAGCCCTTCTCACTGTTGAACCACTTGACCTTGCCGGTAGGCACGTCTGTCCTCGTCCTCGTACTCGTCGGAAAACTGCTCGGAAACATGCTCGGAAACGGCTCTGGATAGCACTTGGGCGGGTCGTCCGGACCCGCCGGTACCAAGGCTAATGGTCTTTGGGCCGGTGACAAGGCGTCCCCGGGTCGTTCCCTCGGGCTGGGAACTACCCTGGTCGGGTGCGTGACAAAACCCGAACGAATTCCACCGCTCCCGGCGACCGGCTGATCCGCGCCGGTGCGATCGTCTTCTTCGTCGGAACCGTGGCCACTCTGGTCACGGTGGCCCCGATGCTGCTGGGGACGACGCCCTTCCCCACCTACATGTTCGGCCTGAGCATGCTGATGGGTGTGGGCTTCCTGATCGCCGGGGCGGGGGTGCTCCGGTCGATCGCGGCGGGGCGGCGTCAGGCGCGGGCCGTGGCGAGTCCCTCGGCGTCGCCCTCGCCGTCCCGGTAGGCCGCGAGCCACTCCGGGAAGCGGGTGAGGTCGGCGAGGATCACGTCCGCGCCCGCCGCGCGCAGCTCGTCCGCGTCGCAGGGCCCGCTGGTGACGGCCACCGAGCGGGCGCCGGCGGCGTGGGCCCCGCGGACGTCGCCGACGTGGTCGCCGACGTAGACGTCCGCGCCGTGCTCGCGCAGCGCCACCGCCTTCTGCTCGGCCCACAGGTCGCCGATCACGGCGTCCGGCTCGATGCCGAGGTGCGCCAGGTGCAGCTTGGCGTTGGGTTCGTACTTGGCGGTCACGACGATGGCCCGGCCGCCGCTCTCGCGCACGGCGGCGACGGCCTCGCGGGCGCCGGTCAGGGCGCGCGTGGGCTCGATCGCGTGGGCGGGGTAGATCTCCCGGTACAGGTCGGCGACGGCGGGGATCTCCTCGGCCGGGAACCAGTGGGCCAGCTCGTCGGCCAGCGGCGGCCCGAGCCGGGTGACGGCCAGGTCGGCGTCGACGTGCGTCCCCGTCCGCGCGCTCAGTTCGAGGTAGCAGGCGCGGATGCCGGGCCGCGAGTCGATCAGCGTCATGTCGAGATCGAATCCGACGGTGGGCGCGGGGCGGGTCGAGGAGGGCATGCCCCCCATTGTGCCGGGCCCGCGGCGCGTGCCCGCAGGGCCCCGGTGAGGGCCTGCGGACCGATCCCCTGTGAGGACCCGCGAGTCCTCGGTGAGCGCCTGCCGCCCCCGGCCCAACCCGCACGACGAACCGGCCGCACCCCGAACCCCCGCACACGGCCACGCACCACCGCACCCTCGGCCCCCCGCCAGCACCTGCCGCCCCCCAGGCCCAACCCGCACGACGAACCGGCCACGCCCCGAACCCCCGCACACGGCCACG is a genomic window containing:
- a CDS encoding HAD family hydrolase, with amino-acid sequence MPSSTRPAPTVGFDLDMTLIDSRPGIRACYLELSARTGTHVDADLAVTRLGPPLADELAHWFPAEEIPAVADLYREIYPAHAIEPTRALTGAREAVAAVRESGGRAIVVTAKYEPNAKLHLAHLGIEPDAVIGDLWAEQKAVALREHGADVYVGDHVGDVRGAHAAGARSVAVTSGPCDADELRAAGADVILADLTRFPEWLAAYRDGEGDAEGLATARA